One window of the Arthrobacter sp. D5-1 genome contains the following:
- a CDS encoding phospholipid carrier-dependent glycosyltransferase, producing MNQSPVPATTSGTPVASPATGGSDAPAAADSNRQASARPTGDVTRSRRTAALDDTLAAPLPGRGLEHHRWIARPTEAYTAQALRERLIGGIQSWRDYPASLRLWFWLIPTITAVLGGILRFFRLDAPHSLVFDETYYVKDAYSYLLSGYERSWPANANDSFNAGNPNVLLNTPEYVVHPPVGKWMITFGMWLFGGDNPFGWRFGAALTGTLTVFLVSLIALKLFRSHTLGAVAGLLLAIDGHHLVLSRTALLDVFLAFWILAAFGALLMDRDDGRRRLASRLAAQAAASPLGRPSPTQLVAGPWLGMRWWRLVAGICLGLAVGTKWSALFFVAAFGLMTVLWDVSARRIAGIRSWFSAGILKDGLFAFVTIIPVAALTYVATWTGWFLSKDAYYRQWAATNPSAGWDWLPNSVRSLAHYHLEAYKFHQGLSSDHPYESSPWTWLLMGRPTSFYYQTPKQGTPGCVVETCSSAILPVGNPVVWWGGTIALVILLFWWAGRRDWRAGAILAGVAAGYLPWFMYPERTMFIFYAVSFEPFLVLGLTYVLGLVLGRSSDPPWRRRSGLYVVGLVLVLAVLATAFFYPVLTAEVISYQEWRMRMWMPSWI from the coding sequence GTGAACCAGTCGCCCGTTCCTGCCACCACTTCCGGAACTCCTGTGGCGTCCCCTGCAACCGGTGGATCCGATGCCCCCGCTGCCGCAGACAGCAACAGGCAGGCATCGGCCAGGCCCACCGGGGACGTGACGCGTTCGCGGCGCACCGCGGCATTGGACGACACCTTGGCAGCGCCCCTTCCAGGCCGCGGGCTTGAACACCACCGGTGGATCGCCCGGCCAACCGAGGCTTACACAGCGCAGGCCCTCAGGGAGCGCCTGATCGGCGGGATCCAGAGTTGGCGTGACTACCCGGCGTCGTTGCGTCTATGGTTCTGGCTGATCCCCACCATCACTGCCGTGCTGGGCGGCATTCTCCGGTTCTTCCGGCTGGATGCCCCGCACAGCCTGGTGTTCGATGAGACGTACTACGTCAAGGACGCCTATTCCTATTTGCTGAGCGGCTATGAGCGCAGCTGGCCCGCGAACGCCAATGACTCCTTCAACGCCGGCAACCCGAACGTCCTGCTCAACACCCCGGAGTATGTTGTCCATCCGCCGGTGGGCAAGTGGATGATCACCTTTGGCATGTGGCTGTTCGGCGGTGACAATCCTTTCGGTTGGCGTTTCGGTGCAGCGCTGACGGGGACCCTGACCGTTTTCCTCGTCTCCCTCATCGCCCTGAAGCTCTTCCGTTCGCACACACTTGGCGCCGTTGCCGGGCTCCTGCTCGCCATTGACGGCCACCACCTGGTGCTCTCCCGGACGGCTTTGCTGGACGTCTTCCTGGCGTTCTGGATCCTCGCCGCCTTCGGCGCCCTGCTGATGGACCGCGACGACGGCCGCCGTCGTCTGGCTTCCCGCCTCGCCGCACAGGCGGCTGCTTCGCCGCTGGGCCGCCCATCCCCCACTCAATTGGTGGCCGGCCCTTGGCTCGGAATGCGTTGGTGGCGCCTGGTTGCCGGGATCTGCCTTGGTTTGGCTGTGGGAACCAAATGGTCAGCGTTGTTCTTCGTGGCCGCCTTCGGTTTGATGACGGTCCTGTGGGACGTGAGCGCCCGGCGCATTGCCGGCATCCGCAGTTGGTTCAGCGCAGGAATCCTCAAGGACGGCCTGTTTGCCTTCGTCACCATCATTCCAGTGGCTGCCTTGACCTATGTGGCAACGTGGACGGGGTGGTTCCTCTCCAAGGACGCCTACTACCGTCAATGGGCCGCCACGAACCCCTCAGCGGGTTGGGATTGGCTGCCCAATTCCGTGCGGTCCCTGGCGCACTACCACCTTGAGGCGTACAAGTTCCATCAGGGCCTCAGCTCGGACCACCCGTATGAGTCCAGCCCGTGGACCTGGCTCCTCATGGGCCGGCCTACCTCGTTCTATTACCAAACACCCAAGCAGGGCACTCCTGGCTGCGTGGTGGAGACCTGTTCCTCGGCCATCCTGCCGGTGGGTAATCCAGTGGTGTGGTGGGGCGGAACCATCGCCTTGGTCATCTTGCTGTTCTGGTGGGCCGGCAGGCGGGATTGGCGCGCAGGTGCCATCCTCGCCGGAGTTGCCGCCGGATACCTTCCGTGGTTCATGTATCCGGAACGCACCATGTTCATCTTCTACGCTGTGTCCTTCGAACCGTTCCTGGTGCTTGGCCTGACCTACGTCCTGGGCTTGGTGCTCGGCCGAAGCAGTGATCCCCCTTGGCGGCGACGGTCCGGGCTCTATGTGGTGGGCCTGGTCCTGGTACTGGCGGTCCTGGCAACGGCGTTCTTCTATCCGGTCCTGACCGCAGAGGTCATCAGCTATCAGGAGTGGCGGATGAGAATGTGGATGCCATCGTGGATTTAG
- a CDS encoding AMP-dependent synthetase/ligase, whose translation MREASTELLVEAHPDSNVTDLLLERCAKDPFGILYAHKTANGWLNVSAARFLADVSALAKGLIAGGLNPGDPVAVLSRSSFEWTLVDFAIWMAGGVTVPIYETSSPSQIEWILADSGARRIFVEDTAKADLVHALVNRSTALGDDPVAIMRMEHDGDAPNLTSVSAVGVGVMDAELERQRSAATLADIASIVYTSGTTGKPKGCEITHGNFVLVARNVIPFLPELLMQQGARTLMFLPLAHVLARAVQVVCLTAGITLGHSAGANGLMADLSTFKPTFLLAVPRIFEKVYAGAGHKAAMSGKSALFSAASATAVEYSTAVDLAARGQGPGPGWLLGMKHTAFNKLLYPKVREVFGGNVRYTVSGASPLSLRDNHFFHGAGVPVLEGYGLTETTAPCTVNTPSMSRIGTVGIPLPGTTIRVAQDGEVLVKGIGVFKGYHANEAATEAAFVDGFFRTGDLGELDADGFLTITGRKKDLLVTAGGKNVAPAPLEEKLREHPLVGQAVVVGDGRPFVAALVSLDPEGLADWCAENKVGALSPAEAASDDRVKAAVQSAVDEANKLVSAAESIRKFAFITAELSVESGHLTPSLKLKRAAVLNDFSAAVEKLYEK comes from the coding sequence GTGAGGGAAGCCAGCACGGAGCTTCTGGTCGAGGCCCATCCTGACAGCAATGTGACTGACCTCCTCCTGGAACGCTGTGCCAAGGATCCGTTCGGCATCCTGTACGCCCACAAGACGGCGAACGGTTGGCTGAATGTATCCGCAGCCAGGTTCCTCGCCGATGTCAGTGCACTCGCCAAAGGACTGATCGCCGGAGGCCTCAATCCCGGCGACCCCGTAGCGGTCCTCTCCCGGTCCAGCTTCGAGTGGACGTTGGTGGACTTCGCCATCTGGATGGCCGGCGGCGTGACGGTGCCCATTTACGAGACGTCGTCCCCGAGCCAGATCGAGTGGATCCTGGCCGATTCAGGCGCCCGGCGCATCTTCGTGGAGGACACGGCCAAAGCAGATCTCGTCCACGCCCTGGTGAACCGGTCCACTGCACTCGGGGACGATCCCGTGGCGATCATGCGGATGGAGCACGACGGCGACGCCCCCAACCTGACCAGCGTCTCCGCCGTCGGGGTTGGCGTCATGGACGCCGAGCTGGAGCGCCAGCGCAGCGCAGCGACTCTCGCCGACATCGCCTCGATCGTCTACACCTCCGGAACCACTGGCAAGCCCAAAGGCTGCGAAATCACCCACGGCAACTTTGTCCTGGTGGCACGGAACGTCATCCCGTTCCTTCCCGAGCTGCTGATGCAGCAGGGAGCGCGGACGCTGATGTTCCTGCCGTTGGCGCACGTACTCGCCAGGGCAGTCCAGGTGGTGTGCCTCACCGCGGGCATCACGCTCGGCCACAGCGCGGGTGCCAATGGGCTGATGGCAGACCTCAGTACTTTTAAGCCCACTTTCCTGCTCGCTGTGCCGCGCATCTTTGAAAAGGTCTACGCCGGCGCCGGGCACAAAGCCGCCATGAGTGGAAAGTCGGCGCTCTTCTCCGCAGCGTCAGCAACCGCTGTGGAGTATTCGACGGCGGTGGACCTCGCCGCGCGTGGGCAGGGACCCGGTCCGGGGTGGCTTTTGGGCATGAAGCACACCGCGTTCAACAAGCTTCTCTATCCCAAGGTCCGTGAGGTTTTCGGCGGTAATGTGCGCTACACGGTTTCCGGTGCCAGTCCCCTCAGCCTGCGTGACAACCATTTCTTCCATGGTGCCGGCGTTCCCGTACTGGAGGGCTACGGCCTGACGGAGACCACCGCACCGTGCACCGTCAATACGCCCAGCATGTCCCGTATCGGTACTGTCGGGATTCCCCTTCCCGGCACCACCATCCGGGTGGCCCAGGACGGGGAGGTGCTGGTCAAGGGCATTGGCGTCTTCAAGGGCTACCACGCCAATGAAGCGGCCACCGAAGCTGCGTTTGTTGATGGCTTCTTCCGTACCGGCGACCTCGGCGAACTCGACGCCGATGGCTTCCTGACCATCACCGGCAGGAAGAAGGACCTCCTGGTCACTGCCGGTGGCAAGAACGTGGCCCCCGCACCTTTGGAGGAGAAGCTCCGCGAGCACCCTCTGGTGGGCCAGGCAGTGGTGGTGGGCGACGGCCGTCCCTTCGTCGCCGCACTGGTGAGCCTGGACCCCGAGGGACTTGCCGACTGGTGCGCCGAGAACAAGGTAGGTGCTTTGTCACCTGCGGAAGCGGCCAGCGACGACCGGGTGAAGGCGGCTGTTCAATCCGCCGTGGATGAGGCCAACAAACTGGTCTCCGCGGCCGAGTCCATCCGGAAGTTCGCATTCATCACAGCTGAACTCAGTGTCGAGTCGGGGCACCTGACGCCCTCCCTAAAACTGAAGCGGGCCGCTGTGCTCAACGACTTCTCAGCGGCAGTGGAGAAGCTCTACGAAAAATAG
- a CDS encoding NAD-dependent succinate-semialdehyde dehydrogenase, with protein sequence MTVTVERESELLASVPTGLLINGQWRPAGSGKTFDVEDPATGKVLLSISDAGAEDGAAALDAAAAAQADWARTAPRERGEILRRAFELVTERAEDFALLMTLEMGKPLAEARGEVTYGAEFLRWFSEEAVRVSGRYSAAPDGKNRLLVQKKPVGPCLLITPWNFPLAMATRKVAPAVAAGCTMVLKPANLTPLTSLLFAQVMQEAGLPAGVLNVIQTSTAGAVTGPLIKDDRLRKISFTGSTPVGQALIREAADKVLRTSMELGGNAPFVVFEDADLDKAVEGAIAAKMRNMGEACTAANRFIVHESIADSFAEKFAAKIGSLTTARGTEPESKVGPLIDGKARDGVHALVSEAVAGGATAVTGGAAVDGPGYFYQPTVLKNVAADARILQEEIFGPVAPIITFSTEDDAVRLANNTEYGLVAYVFTKDLNRGLRISERIETGMLGLNAGVISNAAAPFGGVKQSGLGREGGSEGIEEYLYTQYVGIADPYAD encoded by the coding sequence ATGACTGTCACGGTTGAACGCGAAAGCGAACTGCTGGCTTCCGTCCCTACCGGCCTGCTGATCAACGGTCAGTGGCGCCCGGCCGGTTCCGGAAAGACCTTTGATGTTGAGGACCCTGCCACGGGCAAGGTCCTGCTCAGCATCTCCGACGCCGGTGCTGAAGACGGCGCCGCGGCGCTCGACGCCGCTGCTGCCGCCCAGGCTGATTGGGCCCGCACCGCACCGCGCGAACGCGGCGAAATCCTGCGCCGGGCCTTTGAACTGGTCACCGAGCGTGCCGAAGACTTTGCACTGCTGATGACACTGGAAATGGGCAAGCCCCTGGCCGAAGCCCGTGGTGAAGTCACCTACGGTGCCGAATTCCTGCGCTGGTTCTCCGAAGAAGCGGTCCGCGTCTCAGGCCGGTACTCCGCAGCACCTGACGGCAAGAACCGCCTCCTCGTGCAGAAGAAGCCGGTAGGTCCCTGCCTGCTGATCACCCCGTGGAACTTCCCGCTGGCCATGGCCACCCGCAAGGTAGCCCCCGCCGTCGCCGCTGGCTGCACCATGGTGCTCAAGCCCGCAAACCTGACCCCGCTGACCAGCCTGCTGTTCGCCCAGGTCATGCAGGAAGCCGGCCTCCCCGCCGGTGTCCTGAACGTCATCCAGACCTCCACCGCAGGTGCTGTCACCGGCCCCCTGATCAAGGACGACCGCCTCCGCAAGATCTCCTTCACCGGCTCCACGCCGGTGGGCCAGGCCCTGATCCGCGAAGCCGCGGACAAGGTCCTGCGCACCTCCATGGAGCTCGGTGGCAACGCCCCGTTCGTCGTCTTCGAGGACGCCGACCTGGACAAGGCCGTTGAAGGTGCCATTGCCGCCAAGATGCGCAACATGGGCGAAGCCTGCACCGCAGCCAACCGCTTCATCGTCCACGAGTCCATCGCCGACTCCTTCGCCGAGAAGTTCGCCGCCAAGATCGGCTCCCTCACCACAGCACGCGGCACCGAACCTGAGTCCAAGGTTGGCCCGCTGATCGACGGCAAGGCCCGCGACGGCGTTCACGCCCTCGTCAGCGAAGCCGTAGCAGGAGGTGCCACCGCCGTCACCGGTGGTGCCGCCGTCGACGGTCCCGGCTACTTCTACCAGCCCACCGTGCTGAAGAACGTCGCCGCCGACGCCCGCATCCTCCAGGAAGAGATCTTCGGCCCGGTAGCGCCGATCATCACCTTCTCCACCGAAGACGACGCAGTCCGCCTGGCCAACAACACCGAATACGGCCTGGTTGCCTACGTCTTCACCAAGGACCTCAACCGTGGCCTGCGCATCAGCGAACGCATCGAGACCGGCATGCTCGGCCTCAACGCCGGTGTCATCTCCAACGCCGCCGCACCGTTCGGTGGCGTCAAGCAGTCCGGCCTGGGCCGCGAAGGCGGCTCCGAAGGCATCGAAGAGTACCTCTACACCCAGTACGTAGGTATCGCGGACCCGTACGCCGACTAG
- a CDS encoding DUF3488 and transglutaminase-like domain-containing protein → MTATSHLGTPAPVQPGGTSGPKPSGSPRPQTPGPGPYPWVMAVSIVVAVLGAALSLNGVLRGWAWFMPLITTVLVVALTLALLRALRAKPLLATLGSFASLAGILSFTFFRQESLAGFIPTAGTFTAVGRLIKRAAETVVSESAPVAPNAGIVFVMCACLGLLVILIDALAVPLAMPAASGIGLLSVMVVPATIKPQSVGVAGFLGAAVGYLLILGCSHWFAPDARLQSGSGRGAGQFKRSLVTGGLALALAMVVPLAIPGFETGTFPQGSRLSPWGTSNGLNPMITLGNSLRSPTGSGRITYATSASGPLYLRSVTIDHFDGETWAPDDRAAQRRAGADRLETGYSVQAEVVNTVTSVNAGLFTSPYLPAPFAPASVNGLNGRWTWDPATLSIMSTETTTRAQRYVVFSGAPKVTAESLSQATAAPQGISEDFLRIPGNLPDIVRQTADSVTASAGSNYGKALAIQKYLRSGEFTYSLQAPVQNGYDGNGLSVLADFLAVKSGYCVHFSSAMAVMARAEGIPSRIAVGYAPGRLTGESVALVGQGSFPEYEVDARDAHAWPELYFEGLGWVPFEPTPSRGVPPDYATETSVPSNLSTNADEKEVLTTPAPATPAPVPLPGVETPATGSPSANPLPVIGGAAAAVALLLAFLWSPRLSRTILRRRRLNQKPPDEADALQPGYKDPAPELAWAELQDLATDYGLPSTPSETPRHFSTRLRSSAALGDASGMDDAAHVAVASLTSDFERQRYGRQTGPAATPAAATRIAVVRETLRNNARWLVRFRADWLPPSMMRRWVHALGAPFRSVGSLATVVGRGFARWWRTLRGVLPQRR, encoded by the coding sequence ATGACAGCGACGTCCCACCTCGGCACTCCCGCACCGGTCCAACCCGGCGGAACGTCCGGTCCGAAGCCGTCCGGGTCCCCGCGGCCGCAAACCCCGGGGCCAGGGCCTTACCCCTGGGTCATGGCGGTGTCGATCGTTGTTGCCGTTCTGGGCGCTGCCTTGTCCTTGAACGGCGTCCTCAGGGGCTGGGCCTGGTTCATGCCCTTGATCACCACGGTGCTGGTTGTCGCGCTGACCTTGGCTCTTCTTCGGGCACTCCGGGCCAAGCCGCTGTTGGCCACCCTTGGTTCCTTTGCCTCGCTCGCGGGGATTCTCAGCTTTACGTTCTTCCGGCAGGAAAGCCTGGCGGGTTTCATCCCCACGGCCGGGACGTTCACCGCCGTCGGACGCCTCATCAAACGTGCTGCCGAGACGGTGGTCTCCGAAAGCGCTCCTGTGGCGCCCAACGCCGGGATCGTCTTCGTCATGTGCGCCTGCCTGGGGCTCTTGGTGATTTTGATCGACGCGTTGGCAGTCCCCTTGGCGATGCCGGCGGCCAGCGGCATTGGGCTCCTCTCGGTCATGGTGGTTCCAGCCACCATCAAACCCCAGAGCGTGGGAGTTGCAGGCTTCCTCGGCGCTGCTGTGGGATATCTGCTGATTCTCGGGTGCAGCCACTGGTTCGCCCCTGACGCCAGGCTCCAGTCCGGTTCGGGGCGGGGCGCCGGCCAGTTCAAGCGTTCACTGGTGACGGGCGGCCTGGCGCTGGCCCTGGCCATGGTGGTTCCGCTGGCCATCCCGGGGTTCGAGACAGGGACCTTCCCCCAGGGATCCCGGCTGAGTCCGTGGGGAACTTCCAACGGGCTCAATCCCATGATCACCCTGGGCAACAGCCTCCGGAGCCCCACGGGGTCGGGCCGCATTACCTACGCCACGAGTGCCAGCGGGCCGCTCTACCTGAGGTCCGTCACCATTGACCACTTCGACGGCGAAACCTGGGCCCCGGACGACCGTGCGGCCCAGCGGCGCGCGGGCGCCGACAGACTGGAAACGGGCTACTCCGTCCAGGCAGAAGTGGTCAACACCGTGACGTCCGTGAATGCCGGCCTCTTCACCAGCCCCTACCTTCCTGCCCCGTTTGCCCCTGCCTCAGTGAACGGCCTCAACGGGCGCTGGACCTGGGACCCGGCCACACTAAGCATCATGAGCACCGAGACCACCACGCGTGCGCAACGGTACGTGGTATTTTCCGGAGCACCCAAGGTCACGGCAGAATCCCTGTCCCAGGCCACAGCGGCTCCCCAAGGCATCTCAGAGGATTTCCTCCGGATTCCGGGCAACCTTCCTGACATCGTGAGGCAAACGGCGGATTCCGTTACGGCGTCCGCCGGGAGCAACTACGGCAAGGCCTTGGCTATCCAGAAGTACCTGCGCTCCGGTGAATTTACGTACTCCCTGCAGGCGCCGGTGCAGAACGGATATGACGGCAACGGGCTTTCTGTCCTGGCCGATTTCCTGGCCGTCAAGAGCGGCTACTGCGTCCATTTCTCCTCGGCGATGGCCGTCATGGCCCGGGCTGAAGGTATTCCGAGCCGCATCGCCGTGGGCTACGCACCAGGCCGGCTCACGGGCGAGTCCGTGGCGTTGGTCGGCCAAGGATCCTTCCCTGAGTACGAGGTAGACGCCCGGGATGCGCACGCGTGGCCAGAGTTGTACTTCGAAGGACTCGGTTGGGTCCCGTTTGAGCCGACGCCGTCCCGTGGCGTCCCTCCCGATTACGCGACGGAAACCTCTGTTCCCAGCAACCTCAGCACCAATGCGGACGAGAAAGAAGTCCTGACCACACCGGCCCCGGCCACGCCCGCCCCGGTTCCGCTTCCTGGCGTGGAAACCCCGGCGACCGGTTCCCCCAGTGCGAACCCGCTGCCGGTCATCGGCGGGGCCGCAGCAGCCGTGGCGTTGTTGCTTGCCTTCCTGTGGTCTCCGCGGCTGAGCAGGACCATCCTGCGGCGGCGGCGCCTGAACCAAAAACCCCCGGATGAGGCCGACGCCTTGCAGCCCGGCTACAAGGATCCGGCCCCGGAGCTGGCGTGGGCGGAACTGCAGGACCTGGCGACGGACTACGGTTTACCCTCCACGCCCAGCGAAACGCCGAGGCACTTCTCCACCAGGCTTCGCTCCAGTGCCGCCCTCGGAGACGCGAGTGGAATGGACGACGCCGCGCACGTGGCGGTTGCCTCGCTCACCTCGGACTTCGAACGGCAGCGTTATGGCCGCCAGACGGGACCAGCGGCGACACCAGCTGCGGCGACGCGGATCGCCGTCGTGCGTGAAACGTTGCGGAACAATGCCCGCTGGTTGGTGCGCTTCCGCGCGGACTGGCTGCCGCCGTCGATGATGCGCCGGTGGGTCCACGCGCTCGGGGCGCCGTTCCGGTCCGTGGGGTCGCTCGCTACGGTGGTTGGGCGCGGGTTCGCCCGGTGGTGGCGGACGCTCCGCGGCGTGCTTCCACAACGGCGCTAG
- the rsmI gene encoding 16S rRNA (cytidine(1402)-2'-O)-methyltransferase has translation MDEAVPAAGAGATAGIGRIVLAATPIGNVGDASSRLIELLATADIVAAEDTRRLHRLVTALGVEVSGRVISYHEHNEVAKTGELLDHVRAGKTILMVSDAGMPAVSDPGFRLVEGAVAAGLTVTAVPGPSAVLTALALSGLPTDRFCFEGFLPRKAGERNSRLADLADERRTMVFFEAPHRLEVMLRALHERFGADRRAAVCRELTKTYEEVIRGTLRELLEWAENNEVRGEIAVVVGGAPEQEPGKPEDHVAAVNQLMSQGIRLKEAVAAVADDARVSKRELYSAVLAAR, from the coding sequence CTGGACGAGGCAGTTCCTGCTGCCGGCGCCGGCGCAACTGCGGGGATTGGCAGGATTGTGCTTGCGGCTACCCCGATCGGAAACGTGGGCGACGCATCGTCCCGGCTGATTGAACTCCTTGCAACTGCGGACATTGTTGCCGCAGAAGACACCCGGCGTCTGCACCGGCTGGTGACGGCCTTGGGCGTGGAGGTCTCCGGACGGGTTATCAGCTACCACGAGCACAACGAGGTTGCCAAGACCGGCGAATTGCTTGACCACGTTCGCGCCGGAAAGACCATCCTCATGGTCAGCGACGCTGGAATGCCCGCCGTCTCGGACCCCGGGTTCCGTTTGGTGGAGGGCGCTGTTGCTGCGGGCCTGACCGTCACTGCCGTCCCGGGCCCGTCTGCCGTGCTGACAGCCTTGGCACTCTCCGGGCTCCCCACTGACCGTTTTTGCTTCGAAGGATTCCTGCCACGTAAGGCGGGGGAGCGGAACTCACGCCTCGCCGACCTGGCAGACGAGCGCCGCACCATGGTCTTCTTCGAGGCCCCGCACCGGCTCGAAGTGATGCTCCGGGCACTGCACGAACGGTTTGGAGCCGACCGCCGCGCAGCTGTATGCCGTGAGCTGACCAAGACCTACGAGGAAGTCATCCGCGGAACGCTGCGCGAACTGCTGGAGTGGGCAGAGAACAACGAAGTCCGCGGCGAAATCGCGGTGGTGGTTGGTGGTGCGCCTGAACAAGAGCCCGGCAAACCCGAGGACCACGTGGCAGCCGTGAACCAACTCATGTCCCAAGGCATCCGGCTGAAGGAAGCCGTGGCAGCAGTGGCTGACGATGCCCGCGTCAGCAAGCGGGAGCTGTACTCGGCGGTACTCGCGGCCCGCTGA
- a CDS encoding DUF58 domain-containing protein, producing the protein MALVDRLPKHLFTNRGWGLLAAGAVSLGCAWVMGRRDLLTLAVLLLLLPMVALAGVRVLKPKFQVYREFNPSTVETASTTTVRLAVARSSYSTGHVIMEEQLPPRFGEPPAFRFPARSASGGTSRYEYHLRSGKRGQFRIGPVTAEFSDPFGLSLRRHAIDDGDILTVTPAAVELPVTGLAGARGNDGVTATRIRANPSDDDIMTREYRHGDPMRRVHWAATARHGQLMVRQEESVTTPEATLILDQRFTAFAAGTGSMFGAHDEDSDLVTSPGFEWVVTAAMSVAAHLAEWNYSLRVLDVFGSPAFIRSRSAPEPDTEEFSGIGGLQAIAEGLAAIELSGPRHVRAEHHRADAPTGPATADSADAAFDDRLMDKLAAHRLRGPLLALLGTLTPAEARSLAPAAAYGANAFALMVTDSARNNDDVLEILRLAGWRVAVVTSRTQLAAAWSSFDEGGIVAAAGSAMDVRRGAAVPR; encoded by the coding sequence ATGGCGCTCGTAGATCGGCTCCCCAAGCATTTATTTACCAACCGCGGCTGGGGATTGCTGGCGGCCGGTGCCGTCTCACTGGGGTGTGCCTGGGTCATGGGCAGGCGGGATCTCCTGACGCTCGCGGTCTTGTTGCTTCTCCTGCCAATGGTGGCCCTCGCCGGGGTGCGGGTTCTGAAGCCCAAATTCCAGGTGTACCGGGAGTTCAACCCCTCCACTGTGGAAACTGCCAGCACCACCACCGTTCGTTTGGCGGTAGCACGGTCCTCGTATTCCACAGGGCACGTGATCATGGAGGAGCAGCTGCCTCCCCGCTTCGGCGAGCCGCCGGCGTTCCGTTTTCCGGCCCGCTCAGCATCCGGAGGCACCAGCCGTTACGAATACCATCTCCGCTCCGGCAAACGCGGACAGTTCCGCATCGGCCCGGTGACGGCAGAGTTCAGTGACCCCTTCGGTTTGTCGCTGCGGCGGCATGCGATCGACGACGGCGACATCCTCACCGTGACGCCGGCCGCCGTCGAACTTCCCGTCACCGGACTTGCCGGCGCGCGCGGCAACGATGGCGTGACCGCCACGCGCATCAGGGCCAACCCCAGCGACGACGACATCATGACCCGTGAGTACCGGCACGGCGATCCCATGCGCCGCGTGCATTGGGCGGCTACGGCACGCCACGGGCAACTGATGGTCCGCCAGGAGGAATCGGTCACTACCCCGGAAGCCACCCTCATCCTGGACCAGCGCTTCACGGCTTTTGCCGCAGGAACAGGTTCCATGTTTGGAGCCCATGACGAGGACTCGGACCTGGTAACCAGCCCCGGTTTTGAATGGGTGGTGACGGCAGCGATGTCCGTTGCGGCCCATCTGGCGGAGTGGAATTACTCGTTGCGGGTGCTGGATGTTTTCGGGAGCCCGGCATTCATCCGTTCGCGCTCGGCACCGGAACCGGATACCGAAGAGTTCTCGGGCATCGGAGGCTTGCAGGCCATCGCTGAAGGATTGGCCGCCATCGAACTCAGCGGTCCCAGGCATGTCCGGGCGGAGCACCACAGGGCAGACGCTCCAACGGGCCCAGCCACCGCTGATTCCGCCGATGCTGCCTTCGATGACCGGCTCATGGATAAGCTCGCCGCCCACCGTCTTCGCGGCCCTCTTCTAGCGCTCCTCGGCACGCTGACTCCCGCTGAGGCCAGGTCCCTGGCACCCGCGGCAGCCTACGGAGCCAATGCTTTCGCGCTGATGGTCACTGACTCCGCCCGGAACAATGATGACGTATTGGAGATCCTGCGCCTGGCCGGTTGGCGCGTGGCTGTGGTGACCTCCAGGACCCAACTGGCGGCCGCTTGGTCCTCCTTTGACGAAGGGGGAATCGTGGCCGCGGCAGGATCGGCCATGGACGTCCGTCGTGGAGCGGCGGTTCCCCGATGA